One Panicum virgatum strain AP13 chromosome 9K, P.virgatum_v5, whole genome shotgun sequence genomic region harbors:
- the LOC120651165 gene encoding alanine aminotransferase 2: MAPSVAVENLNPKVLKCEYAVRGEIVIHAQRLQQQLQTQPGSLPFDEILYCNIGNPQSLGQKPVTFFREVLALCDHPSLLEKEETKSLFSADAISRAKEILAAIPGRATGAYSHSQGIKGLRDAIAAGIASRDGFPANADDIFVTDGASPGVHMMMQLLLRDEKDGILCPIPQYPLYSASIALHGGTLVPYYLDEKTGWGLEISDLKKQLEDARSKGIDVRALVVINPGNPTGQVLAEDNQCDIVRFCKNEGLVLLADEVYQENIYVDDKKFNSFKKIARSIGYGEDDLPLVSFQSVSKGYYGECGKRGGYMEITGFSAPVREQVYKIASVNLCSNITGQILASLVMNPPKVGDESYAAYKAEKDGILQSLARRAKALEDAFNNLEGISCNKAEGAMYLFPQIHLPQKAIEAAKAANKAPDAFYALRLLESTGIVVVPGSGFGQVPGTWHIRCTILPQEEKIPAVITRFKAFHEAFMAEYRD; this comes from the exons ATGGCCCCCAGCGTCGCCGTGGAGAACCTCAACCCCAAG GTCTTAAAATGTGAATATGCAGTACGTGGGGAGATTGTCATTCATGCTCAG CGCTTGCAGCAACAGCTACAAACTCAACCAGGGTCTCTTCCTTTTGATGAG ATCCTCTACTGCAACATTGGGAATCCTCAATCTCTTGGTCAGAAACCAGTGACATTCTTCAGGGAG GTTCTTGCTCTTTGTGATCATCCATCCTTGTTGGAAAAAGAGGAAACTAAATCATTATTCAG TGCTGATGCTATTTCTCGAGCAAAGGAGATTCTTGCTGCTATTCCAGGAAGAGCAACAGGTGCATACAGTCACAGCCAG GGTATCAAAGGACTTCGTGATGCAATTGCTGCTGGGATTGCGTCACGTGATGGATTCCCTGCAAATGCAGATGACATTTTCGTAACTGATGGCGCAAGTCCTGGG GTGCACATGATGATGCAATTACTGTTAAGGGATGAGAAAGATGGCATTCTGTGCCCAATTCCTCAGTACCCTCTGTACTCAGCCTCCATAGCTCTTCATGGTGGAACTCTT GTCCCCTATTACCTTGATGAAAAAACTGGGTGGGGTTTGGAGATTTCTGATCTTAAGAAGCAACTCGAAGATGCTCGGTCAAAAGGCATTGATGTTAGGGCTTTGGTGGTGATCAATCCTGGAAATCCAACTGGGCAG GTTCTTGCTGAGGACAATCAATGTGACATAGTGAGATTCTGCAAAAATGAGGGCCTTGTTCTTCTAGCTGATGAG GTATATCAAGAGAACATCTATGTTGATGACAAGAAATTTAACTCTTTCAAGAAGATAGCAAGATCCATTGGATATGGCGAGGATGATCTCCCTCTAGTATCATTTCAGTCTGTTTCTAAAG GATATTATGGTGAGTGTGGTAAAAGAGGAGGCTACATGGAGATTACTGGCTTCAGTGCTCCTGTAAGAGAGCAGGTCTACAAGATAGCTTCGGTGAACTTATGCTCCAATATCACTGGTCAAATCCTTGCCAGCCTTGTCATGAATCCACCAAAG GTCGGGGACGAATCATATGCTGCCTACAAGGCAGAGAAAGATGGAATCCTTCAATCTTTAGCTCGTCGTGCAAAG GCATTGGAGGATGCATTCAACAATCTTGAGGGAATTTCGTGTAACAAGGCTGAAGGAGCAATGTACCTTTTCCCTCAGATTCATCTGCCACAGAAGGCAATTGAGGCTGCTAAAGCAGCTAACAAAGCACCTGATGCATTCTATGCTCTCCGTCTCCTTGAATCAACTGGAATCGTTGTGGTCCCTGGATCTGGGTTTGGCCAA GTTCCCGGAACATGGCATATCAGGTGCACGATCCTGCCGCAGGAAGAAAAGATCCCTGCCGTGATCACCCGCTTCAAGGCGTTTCATGAGGCGTTCATGGCCGAGTACCGTGACTAA